TACCCTTTTTATCTCatgctatttctcttttcttccagacGAAAAGTATCCGGTTCAACCGTTTCGTTTACTGTGAAGACAGGGTGAGTAAGTGGTTAATGCTGCTGTCTTTCTCCAGAGAGATGCAAGGCATTCCGCGGAGGGGGTATCCTGGTGTGTGTAACTCCAGGCGGCTGGGTTCCCAGGCGACGCCGACCCCGTAGGGACGACCGGGCTGCCGGAAAACTCTGCGCTGGTGCCCAGCTTGGGACTTCTGTTGCAGCTTAGGGTGAGGAAGTCTCTAGAATCCGAGCGGGATTCCGGGAGAGGCTCCTCCCCCGACCCCATCAAGAGGAAAGGCAAATCCTGCAGTGGGACCGGGGGACAACGTCAGGGGCACCCTCCCTGGGTGCGAGCCTCCGCGCTCGGCCCCGCCCCTCGGGCCTCGAGACGTGGGCGGGGCGAGCGGGGCGAGCGGGGCGCGAGTCTTTCCTCCTAAATCGCCCTCTGCCATTCTCACAGCACCTCTGCTTCCTTCGCCTTCCTCGGGGTCTTTCCCCTCTGCTCACCCGATACCTCTTTCCTCCTACTCGAATCGCCTTTATTGTGACACCCGCTCATCCCCCACCGCCCCCGTTGCCCCTTTCACTCACGTCttatcagctctttttttttttctccttgatctACCCCCCCTGGCGTTTTCGTCTTTTCTCGTACGTTTTGCCGCTTGTGAGCAGCCGGATTGCCTCACTAAAATCGAGCGCTTTACCTTCGAACGCAACCATGGCTGCACGTCACTCGCCAGCGAAATCTTCGCCGAACAAACTAATGCTACATTCGCTCTCCATTGCACTGGCTACCCCGGAATTGAGGTAAGCGGATGCAGGCGAAGCTCGCGTTTTCATAACTCCGAGCTAACCTTGAATTCAAGCGGGGCTTCCGTGCAGAAGTTGTGATTTTTATTCAGGTTCTGTCTTTCGAAGAGCAGGTGAGCGGGTAAAAGCTGTAGATTGTCGGTTAGTCCAGCGTTGA
The sequence above is a segment of the Camelus ferus isolate YT-003-E chromosome 3, BCGSAC_Cfer_1.0, whole genome shotgun sequence genome. Coding sequences within it:
- the TSLP gene encoding thymic stromal lymphopoietin, whose translation is MRGEGRRISLPKDAATTSNPRLEGFQKSPSFKSAVNQRLSDTPLGNSSLLLSLKRVSVLRPQVREAVEATRRGAKAKRRHAGRTNRARLRASRALDSTLPGAFRCARIPPRSRSLAFSLLNAGLKNRAVKSVFFRKIFILQLVGLALTYNFTDCDFEKIKETYQNVIYEVLKEYIKGTKSIRFNRFVYCEDRVSKWLMLLSFSREMQGIPRRGYPGVCNSRRLGSQNPSGIPGEAPPPTPSRGKANPAVGPGDNVRGTLPGCEPPRSAPPLGPRDVGGASGASGARVFPPKSPSAILTAPLLPSPSSGSFPSAHPIPLSSYSNRLYCDTRSSPTAPVAPFTHVLSALFFFLLDLPPLAFSSFLVRFAACEQPDCLTKIERFTFERNHGCTSLASEIFAEQTNATFALHCTGYPGIEISITQAMKTRREREVKTNKCLEQVSKLIELWRRFCRIKQSKTSLKSHFTATE